The Xiphophorus hellerii strain 12219 chromosome 3, Xiphophorus_hellerii-4.1, whole genome shotgun sequence genome segment TTGagatcatcatcaccttcaaaGCAGAAGAATTTTTTCTGTATCATTCCCAAGATTTGCGACTCAAGGCAATTCCTTTGACTTCAGGTTAAATGCAAGTTAGAAACATCTTAAAGACAATCGATGGAAATAGCTCAATTTTGAGTTCCAGTAACAAAGCATTAAGAAAATGTTatgtaaatgtgattttattttggattccTACTCAacactcaaaacattttttcccctttgtcaCAATTTGATATTTGCATGtagaattctgaaaaaaagagattaatctaatacaatttggaataaggctgcaacataacaaaatgagaaaaactggatcactgtgaatactttccagatGCACCGCATCTACAGCAGATACAATTTGATCCTGACCTTTCAACGACTAAATACTCCCATGGAAATTGGAAACAATTGTTTTACCAGAATAGTTTTGTCATCTACATCTGACTGACTATGAAGGAAATGGCgaaacacacatttttactcATCTACACTCTGCAGAGAAACCTTCATTCTGTTGTCAGCCAGTAGACCCCTGAGGGAAGCCTATTTTATCAGCATAAACATATGGTTTAACCATGGATTAACAAGTTATGAGAATGTAAtggtgttttatatatttatgttttagttgAAGCTTTCCTTGTTTAATTGACATGGGTTAATAGTGTGCATTTCCACACAGCCCCTTCTGATACAACATACCGGCTGTAGATTCCAGACTTGAATAAATCTGGTTGTTACATTAATCTGCATGAAGCAATCagcaaaatgtttgttaatcCGTGTGCAGCTGTGATTCaagttatcaaaaaataaaggtaTTTCCCAAGTTGTGATATTATAACCATCAACAATGCTTcttctgtgttattttaaacgttTAAAATCAGCTATTCAAACCACACTACAGGTCAAAATATTAACACTGAGAGCTAGAGGGTTTTATCTCAATGTTTAGACGCTGAACGAGagtaatttatttctgtttgaaaagcaaCTAAGGGCTTCCCACTGCTTTAGCTTTCTAGTGGAAATGAACAAGTCATTGATTGTAATAGTTGGAAATGTTAAAAGAACGTGGTTGTTTGTTGTGCCTAATCTGACCACGTACTTTTCTTCAGTTCcatttttgtcaaaagttaATTTGCTTTCTGATCTCAGGGCGCCACTGTGCGGCCAACAGGGGAAACTACAACCactcttggattttttttttttttttttttacattaagtgTTTTTAACCTACACTGGGATGTCATGCTTATCATATTAAGAAATATGGTTTTATTTCCGGTCACAATGACTGATAGTaattcaaaatagaaaaaaaaacctaacaaaaaaacaaaacaaacgaaaaacaaaatacatctcCAAGACCCGTAACACTCTTGATTTCATCTGTCGAAATTGTGTCTTTAACAGACAGGGctccaaatatttttgacacAGAAATaacctttttacttttagattgttttttatgGCTTCCAGGTcaacagaattttatttttagatttttttatggcTTCCAGGTCAACAGAATTGCAACTATGAAgacaaaatcagtttttttagaGTAACCTGGAAGCTACCATGGCTGGAGAAAAATCAGTCAACAAGATCAGCAGgagttgaaacatttatttttattttacaaatgttttaaaactcaaTGAAATCTGAATCTGACCAAATTACACATGTGAACACAATGTCCGAGGTAGTCCTATTAGTAATGAACTGTGAGTTCCCAGATGATTTTATCTGATTCTGTGATGAAATACTTTGCAATCTGGGTTAAAGTAACAACTACAAAGGGAAAGAAATTTGTAACATTTCCACCAGAACAAACATATGCTTGAAATGTTGTTTACTGTGCCTGGCAGAAAGCTACAACACATTTCTTTAACTTTGTAACAATGTGATTATTACTCTACACTGAATCTATAGAATCAATAATGCAATATGAAAGActataaagagagaaaaactaaactttcaCATGGTAACAGCTGTGCGCGTTTACAGTTTAAATTAGTCGCACTGATGACAAAGTGATACAGATGTGATGGAGATGTCTTCAGGCACACTACAGAGGTAAGGGTTTGAGTAACAACCTCACGACTGGATAGAAGCTTCTGAGTTCAGATCTTTCCAGGAAAACTTCCATTTTCTATCTGGTCGTCCCATTTAGCCACCTGGACAAGGTGTTAAAGAGATCTAGGTAAGAAACAAAACCTGCAGAGACTCTGCATAGCAGCTGCTTTTAGTTAACAATTCTGTCTATGGTAAATACATGACAACACTAAGTATGGCTGAAtctatattttgcatgtttatttgGCATTGCAATTTTCAAATCAATAGtatgaaatacaaataaagcgTCATAGGTATGACAAAAAAAGTCAGCTGCCACCTGATATCCGTCACATTGACTCCTTTCTTTAGCTTATAAACTCAAAACTCATCTTTTCAAACCTGAATATTCTCTGTAATGTTTGATTAGCAGAAGCTGCTGATAGTTTGTTGGTTTACTGTTGCTTTTATCTTGTATGTACAGTGTCCTCGAGTGTTTTGAAagttgctttaaataaaatatattaatttattactaTCATTACAAATACTCACCCAGCCCATTGGACAGAGGCTCTTATAAACCCTCTGGTACCACTGACAGGGAGACACATCCTGGCCTTTGGCTGACAGGGCCTTGTTGCATCGGTGAAAATCTGCAGCACAAAATAATCCATAGGTTgaacttttattatttcacaaaaaactcAAAGATCAAAGAATGACAATCTTTGGTAATACAACTCACAGTTCGACTGCCATTATAACTCGCAATATGCTGACGTTTGTGATAACAGGTGAAgaatatttcattgtttacaCTTTACTAAGAGGAGCTGGTACAAAAATTTTcaaatcttctgtttttataCTTGCTGTAATATTTAATGTTAGAAAGCACTGACATCACACCTTTGATTAtttcaaaatgaccaaaaataagtaaggaaaaaataatcagaattgtgATCTCATCTATCAGTGTTATATTTTTGCTACAAATATGtgtgaatatttcagaaattaaaaggCGTAATAAATGTATTAACACAACATTTTCCTATAATACTCAGTTGTACTTTAGCAACAAACTACTCAGCACAGTATCACTAGCTTGTTTGTTTATagcaaacaacaacaataacaacaacaagaGTTAAAGTATAAAGGGTTTGGagatatttctgatttttctaggtctaaaattaacaaattgtgaatagatttaaagtgaaatcCCTGTGTGgcagacaattttttttttgacaaatccATCCTATAAAATTGGGATAATGTTGAATGTTTATCTTTAAATACACGCATGTTTAAATTGACCAATGCCGCTGATTTTATATCATTTCCAGTTTAAACTGAAACCCCATAAGCAGCAGTGTTAATATCATGCAGTTTGTTAATGAACGTATTAGtaccccttttttttttaacttcagctCATTTTTGAGAGGAGTTATGAGGAACATGTTACACTTTCATGTGCCTAATCGGAATATGGGGATGTCCTCACCCAGGTAGTTCTGGAAGCAGTTGCGGGTCTGGTTTGTGTTGGGGAATCTGGCGTCAAAAGGAGCCGTCCTGTAGTTTTTAATCTTCTCATCCACAGTCTCGGCCATGTTTGTCGGCTCTAGGAAGCGGTCAAAGGGCTGCTGAAAACAAGGGAAGGTTTCAATAAACAACACTTACAGCGTGTGTGTGAAAATGGAAGAATATCATGAAGGTCAAATTCATCGTATggttaaattataaaacataatatttcaAGTTGGCTAAGCTAACCTTTAGCTTACCCATGCTAATTTTATCTTAAATCACCCTCGCTTTGTTAGCTTACGTATTAAGAACTGTTGATGCTTTATTAGAAAGACTTTGCAAACTAGAAGGCTAGCTGGTAGTTGGCTGCTTATGTTAAATTCAAATAAGTCCGACAGCTTTTCTTGACAAAGTCGTTACAGTTACCCTTTGCTAGCTACAAGCTAACGGATTGAGGACTTGAGTTATATAGCTTTCATTGTTAACACACATTCAGAGAACGGCAGATTATCATCTTCGTTTTCGACTATCAACCAATTAGTGCTAGTCGAGCAGATGGTTTAAGGAAACCCTTAATTCTCGTAGTTAATTACAGCTAACCTTGAGATGCTGCTCGTTTCGTCCTCACGGGAAAAAGGTCCAGTTCCGCAAAGGATTCTGGGAGTACATGGAGGCACGACAGGAGTCAATCAACACGCTGTGCTCAACTGAAGTTAATCGCAGTTGTTCACGGAGGCGGGTAGAACAATGTAAGTATTACCCCAAGGCATTTTCTTTCgccaagtaaaagtaaaaacatgccGTCTAAGAAATTACTTAAGTAAGAGTAAAGAGGTATTTGGTTAAAATAAGGGATACTGATGCCTTATTAGATTTTCTCAGAAATGTAAACGTACGTGCAAATTCCGGCATTTTAAAGaccaataaataatataaaatgaatGCATATaagataattaaaattaaaataaaatagcacaTTTTAAGCAGAAATAACACTTTTCAcagtctgttattattattattattattattattattattatttaaagccTTTGAAACTAATCAGATAATGTATCATTTAGAGCAGCGTAAAGTACTCCCGATGACAGTGTAAGGTGATTACTGTATCTTAACTTGATCTCCAAATGGCACAATGGCAGCAAAAAGGTTGTAAACAAACAGTCTTGTTTCATAAAATGACGATTGACTGCCACTCAGCATCATTACAGTAAAAATTGAATGTAACATTGACCTGGCTTCACATCACTTTTGCTTAACACTAGGTATATTAgtctattttttattaatagtaATGGGAAATGACTTATAGTCTAACTAAAGCTTAGTATTGCTGTGCATCAGAATGTTGCTGCATATCATCAAATTGTCACATCTTAAATTTGATAGTGAAAATTTCTTTCTATGCCAATCTTCACTTGCCACCAATCTTCTATCCTCCTATAACTGATGTGAAAGTAATTGTACGGCACCAAAATTTAGTTGAATTTTAAATCCACCTCAGTTTTTGTTGTCTTCTACAAGAAGAGTTTGTGTGTATCTAAAATCAATCTTGATAGAACAACTATCATGCTCATATTCAATTTAGAATCACCTTCTGATCTGCTTTGGAGAAACCAGAGAAACCGTCACAGGCATGGGGAAACATGCAACCTCCAAGCAgaagtttctctcttttttaggTAAGTAAGTTTCATTCTTATTCCTACATTACATTTACAATAGTTTTACTACAGACAATCCTGACTAAGTCAACGTAAATTAGCTACAttcaaatgtcaaataaat includes the following:
- the cox6b2 gene encoding cytochrome c oxidase subunit 6B2, whose product is MAETVDEKIKNYRTAPFDARFPNTNQTRNCFQNYLDFHRCNKALSAKGQDVSPCQWYQRVYKSLCPMGWVAKWDDQIENGSFPGKI